The following DNA comes from Brassica napus cultivar Da-Ae unplaced genomic scaffold, Da-Ae ScsIHWf_2870;HRSCAF=3654, whole genome shotgun sequence.
GGCAGTTTCTCTGATATTACAGTCCATCAGGTCTTGACTTCGAGTGTCCCTAGgctcatttttgtttattttctttatttatttaatgaagGGCATTGTTGTAATAAGCCTTCGTCTTCCTCATTTTTATTTCTTCGGGTTTCTGCAAATGTTTTGTGCGGCCGTCAATGATTTCTAAAACATTATCTTCACTTGTTTTGACGTTTCAACCACGATTTACACTTGGTACAAGCATATTAGTCATATCTAAAACGATTTGGAGctttaaaatgaccaaaaacgaagctttttttaaaaaacgccTAATATTAACAATTGATATTAACAACATCTACTGATAATATAATCATTACTTTTatcttatattaatttatgattttaatgattAATATTATAGCAATTTCTTTGATAATTATAGGAAATATTGatgaaatacaaaatttatatataagtattttgaTATATCTGAATTAACCGGTTTCTTTAGTTTATACAGTTTGATCGCTTAATATACTCAACCATATTCATATACTgtggtttcttaaaaataacatCCATTCAGTTTATTTGATATTACCAAATCAAGACcgtttttcctatttcggtttggttcggtttaaaatAGTTCGGTTTTGCCGGATTGAACACTCCTAgactattgttattttattaattttttatagttgtgatttttttataatcctTTCCAGTACCACATGATTTCTTTTCAGTCCAAATACTACATGCATTTAATTTCAGATACAAATttcctaatttaattattactatagaaaaaaagattttgatccaataaaacataatttagtacattgattaccaatatgaatattgaagttttataatttataataatttaaattttgtatctaatttagttattattattttatgaaaataaatattagaattaaaaatggttaggtatatagatatattaatccGCACAAGGTGTGGGACATCAACTAGTTATATATTGTTATAACCGAAAATAAAGTTTATTGTGGCATCTTTAGAGAATTGTTTTTCAGAGGTCAAATTATTTTACTGCTTCAGGTTAGTGGAGAGATCCCATAGTTTTGAAATGAGaaaaactaatattaaaaacaaattcatcTATGTTCTTTTCGAATTAAAtgttatataaacataaaatgttgtattatttatttatttattctaaaataattgcatctacaatttttattttattatgttagtGTTATTTACTGaattgtatataaaaatttaattgtatTCTATGATATGTAttcaaaatacattaaaaatatatcaagtaaaataaaatttgataactctttaaatctatatatatatatatatataatatatattttaaactaataactttataaattaataaaatattatgatttcaaaattattaattataagaattttaatataataagagTTAAATCAACAGTATTTATCTAATTTGGGTCACAATCTTATCATGAGAAACTTAATATATGGATTAATGTGTATTTTCTTATACAActtatatttacaatattattattagtgttaaattacattgttttatcataggattatcataaaatattttgatcaaggtattattaattaaattttgttatgtttaatatttattttataataaatattgttggacccaatttcggtCAATACCGAAATGGGCCACGATCAAAGGAATGGACCGAGACAGGCCGAGGCCCACAACGAGAATCAAGCTCGAAGAAGGAGTCGTAGAGATCGCATAACAAGAAGCTGAGATCACGGAGCTACCACGGGGATCTTGGAGTCGACTTActataaaagaagaagaagaaacacggAAGATGACACGTTGGAAACCCTATAGAAAGCTACACATTCACATCGATCTTGTTGTCTTCCCACTTTTAGATTCTCTCTTGATCGACCTCGTTTGTATCACTCGATCTAGTTCAATTCATTGTATTTGATCCCAGTTATCAATAAAGTATATTTTTGCCTACCTGAAACTAtttaacatcgttgtgttctaaagatatcgttgacCACATCATTTGTTTTCCCTAGATCaaccccgatcactatcaaatactttgtgtagattttaggttctacaaatattaaataatatttagtatTTGTGAATATTACCACAGAAAATTTTGATATGTATATTGCCCTCAAATAATATGAGCTTTAATACCGGTTAGAAAATTTTCAGTGCAAAAACAATAGtattaatataatgttttagtGTTGGATTGAAAATGACACTGTATTTCTCTTAGCGTGGACTTAGATGATCTTAAGATGATTCAGTACCCAGTCATATTCAAATATGTTACCAAACCTCtctattatttatattcttcCTCCTCTAAAACACATTCAATAAAAACCATCACAATTACCGCAATCGCCATGAACACCTTCCAACCGCCTCCGCCTCTGGTGATGCCGGGCTACAACCACCTCCTTGGCACAGAAGACATCGTAGGATTCAGATACAGAATTGGATTCTCCATCGGAGTGCTCCTTCTGATCATCACCACAATCACCCTCATCTCCTACTTCTGCAAACGTAGTCAGCTCTCTTCTTCAACGTCATCACCAGATTGGGCACGTGTgcatcaccacttcatcatcgaCGGTCTGGACGATGAGACTATTCAGAGCTACCCAAAGATCCTCTACTCAGAAGCAAAAGTAAATTCAACGTCGTCGTGTTGTCCAATATGCTTGGGAGACTACAAGGGGAATGATCTGCTGCGGCAACTGCCAGACTGCAACCACTTCTTTCACCTCAAATGTGTCGACATGTGGCTTAGAATCAATCCTACATGTCCTGTCTGCCGTACTTCGCCGCTTCCTACTCCTCAGCCCACTCCCCTCGCCGAGGTTGTCCACTCAGCCTCCTCCGTGGCCACCACCAGGATGTCCTAATTATTATAAGTCGAAGTCAAGCCTAACCTTCGGGATATTCTTCTTTACTTCCTATACAAGTCTTCTTTTTTGGTCattgtatatattatttgaagcCCCAAAACATGTAAAAGGAAGGAAAAGTAAAGCTTAATTATTTCACATTTTTGTTGGAtaaactgctttgatttttcttttgtcaaattGAATTTTACATACGTACGAAGAAAGTGTAATTGGAGTCGTGTTGAATATCATCGAGAGGGACTTGATATGTGTGTTTCTTCATTAATTCTTGGCTcgtatttaaattttgggctctattgtCAATATATACGGTATATGATATGAGAAACTTTTAAGAGTAAGAGATCCAAAACattgacaaaaagaaagaaatgaaacaCTCGAAACGACTTTTTTATCGAACCACAACTTCTGACGGGTGTAAAAGTAGCCAGGGCTTGTCCAACGATATCCCATCTACTttttgcagatgatagtctcTTCTTCTGTAAAGCAAACAATGAGGAATGTTAGACTATTCTTCGGATTCTGAAGGATTATGAACTGGTATCAGGTCAAcagataaattttgaaaaatcttcGATCCAGTTTGGACATAAGGTTGAGGAAGGCTTAAGGCAGGAATTAAGAGATGTTTTGGGTATACAAAATTTAGGTGGTATGGGCTCATATTTGGGTATCCCTGAAAGTTTAGGAGAGTCAAAAGTAcaagtttttggttttgttcaagAGAGATTGAATAACAGGGTTAATAGATGgactttcaaattttttactAAAGGGGGTAAAGAGGTGATTATAAAATCAGTGGTAACGGCACTGCCAAATCATGTAATGGGATGCTATCGTATCCCGAAAACGATGATGAAAAAACTGACAAGTGCAGTGGCACGATTTTGGTGGAGTCATGGGGGTAGTACTagaggtatgcattggaaatcatgggacaagcTGTGTTTGCCTAAGGCTGAAGGAGGTTTGGGCTTTAAAGATCTCACAGATTTTAACACGGCTATGCTTGGGAAACAACTATGGAGATTAATTGAGAAACCGGACACTTTATTTGCCCGAGTTTTCAAGGGACGGTATTTCAGGAATGCGTCACCACTGGAACCAATTCGATCTTACGCGTCATCTTATGGCTGGCGTAGTATTATctcagctagatctctggttatcaaaggactaatcaaaagggtgggatcaggatcTTCCATCTCAGTATGGAACGATCCTTGGCTCCCATCCAcccgcccgagaccagcaaacaaaaatcaacacaaCTTTTACCCGGATCTTACAGTGGATTCACTTATTGATGAAACATCTAGAACATGGAATTCTCAGGTTATTAGGACTTTGGTGGATCCGAACGATATCCAATTAATTGAAAGTATACCTCTAAGCCGGTTTCGGATGGCAGATCGGGACGGGTGGCATTTCACACATAATGGACGatatacggttaaatcaggTTATGAGGTGGAGCGGATGTATCCAGATAAAGTTAGGACACTCCCAGAGTTTGGTCCATTAGTTTCTTTATTGAAAGCATTCTGCTGGAAAGTGCGATGCCCACCtaagttaaaacattttctttggcaACTCGTAACAGGTTGCATAGCGGTTAAGAAGAATCTACGTTCAAGAGGAATCCAAGGGGATACTATATGTGTACGGTGTGGGGCCCCTGAGGAATCCATCAATCATGTCTTCTTTGAATGTCCCCCAGCAATCCAGGTCTGGGCTCTCTCACGGATTCCATCTAACCCGGATTTTTTTCCCATGCAATCAATttttacaaatatggatcattttTTTGGAGGGTGGATCCAGCAATAGAGGATCACCATTTTGCATGGAttctatggtatatttggaaagggaGAAATAGTAAAGTTTTTAGCAATTTAGATATTGACCCTCGAGATACTCTTAAGTTGGCTGAAACAGAGTCCGCCTTATGGGCCGAGGCGCAGATTAATCATGCACAAAGCACTGATCAGGCCCGTTCGGTAGTAACCGAGACGGTTCCAATTATTCCTGGTCGGTGGTGCTTTACGGATGGATTTTGGAAAGAAAATGATAGGTTTTCAGGACAAGGATGGTGCAGCACTCTCGAcggttttgataatttattggGAGCAAGGAACACTAGAGTGAGTCAATCACCACTTCATTCGGAGATAGAGGCACTCATTTGGGcgatggaatgtatgaggaacttAAGACAGTTTACTATCACTTTTGcgacggattgttctcagttggtgaagatggtttctgaACCCGAGGAATGGCCCGCATTTGCAAGTTATCTGGAAGACATAAAGATCCTGAAAGGTAGTTTCCACAGCTCAGAGCTCATCCATataccaaggacgcaaaatttaagggcggatagtctagcacgtaGTGCAAGAAGACAACCCTCGTTCGTAGTCCATATGGATACAGAGCTacagtttggtttacagagtctatatgagtctgtcttgttgctgacaaaaaaaaaaaaaaatcgaaccaCAACTGTCTGGAATTAAAGTCAAGCATTTTAAGAGTAAAAACTAGATTTttacccgcgctttcaaagcgcgggatcATTTCCGAAACATTCCAagtttatttgatataaatttgtattttaattatatctaCACTTAGATATTACAAATGGAATATTATATTCAATGTTTTGAAACTCGACCCGACCCGCAGTAAAATTGGCAAATTCGGTGGCTCATATGTAAtccattttagttttaaaaaaaactgttatttaaaaattttaaaaaacccGTAACAACTGCTAAAACCCGAGATCTGGTTATCGGTTGAGCTGGTAGATGACCCAATATGTAATtcagtttgatttattattatatttagagtattgtaatatatattcatgaatGTTCAGATgaatagtaaatatattataaaagtgATACTCCaatttaaatacaattttaGTCCAACAAAAATTCCATCTTGTTAATGGATCAATATTTGAGAGGATGCATACTAAAAATGAAATAGATTTTAGCATCAATAATGTATATACGTCTAttacaaattaataatttacgtttgcaaaaaaaaattatatatttatttagttagtttacttttgttattcacatgttattagatactttttgatgttttgtctatggcttattttaaatttaaaagttaatttcattattcgcattagaaatgtaaatatttattattttattttgatatatatatttttattatatttagttcttaatttttataatttatatatataattatatttttaaataattaaaatattaaccctcTCTGGCATCGATTCATgttaatgtaatgttttatgatatatttttgttaatatatttgttcaattagtttatatttgatatatatgttaCATGTCTTTTTGAGTAAcccgtaaaaaatatattcataaagCTATCAACAATAACTTATTTCATCGTATAATtactataaatatttattttatcatatatatatatgtattgttttttctttttaataatactctaactataaaaaatatatttttatgtatttggtgagggttttgaacaatttgttttttttttgcatttggattaatatatagttatatatatacaaatgaatagatatatatatatataagtatttattacattaataactaaaatataattgattagttatttaaatttcgaattaacataaattaaattcattagtttaaaaaataacagattagttagttagttccttaattttaggtatgatgtatatttaata
Coding sequences within:
- the LOC125602492 gene encoding RING-H2 finger protein ATL70-like — protein: MIQYPVIFKYVTKPLYYLYSSSSKTHSIKTITITAIAMNTFQPPPPLVMPGYNHLLGTEDIVGFRYRIGFSIGVLLLIITTITLISYFCKRSQLSSSTSSPDWARVHHHFIIDGLDDETIQSYPKILYSEAKVNSTSSCCPICLGDYKGNDLLRQLPDCNHFFHLKCVDMWLRINPTCPVCRTSPLPTPQPTPLAEVVHSASSVATTRMS